The following proteins come from a genomic window of Pleuronectes platessa chromosome 2, fPlePla1.1, whole genome shotgun sequence:
- the zmynd8 gene encoding protein kinase C-binding protein 1 isoform X1, with protein MHSGYLYVREKERRREGLPLKRLFTQTSSHQRGLKSTSVKEEEGKETAAERMEISTRSKVSDTGSTERMSQKRKMPSPSQSSNGHSSAETSPCPVKKKKKPGALSSSKDQSELRHGPFYYVKQPALTTDPVDVVPQDGRNDFYCWLCHREGQVLCCELCPRVYHAKCLKLPAEPDGDWFCPECEKITVAECIETQSKAMMMLTIDQLSYLLKFALQKMKQPGDHPRLSSRSPHAASTQRKTFNWTEPFQKPVSLEQHPDYAEYIFHPMDLCTLEKNIKKKMYGCTEAFLADAKWILHNCIIYNGGNHKLTATAKVIVKICEHEMNEIEVCPECYLSACQKRDNWFCEPCSNPHPLVWAKLKGFPFWPAKALRDKDGQVDARFFGQHDRAWVPLNNCYLMSKEIPFSVKKTKSIFNSAMQEMEVYVENMKKKFGVFNYAPFRTPYTPDNNFQMLLDPSNPSSTPVKTEKQEKIKLSFDMTASPKIPLARTMLSGAGLGGGTVGRRLPLSDMPRSPMSTNSSAHTGSDGEQETADKSHAKAQNSQYSAGEESMDCTASPPHPRLCPAGSSLDSPKPFHSQAPGLPKQEKTPQTGSILNLNLDRSKAEMDLKELSETVQQKQGTTPVLTSPKRQIKSRFQLNLDKTIESCKAQLGIDEISVDVYKGVEHSDSEESDKSDSSDSEYASDDEQKTKEGQDAATNDEAQEDTIKNKVKDLSSPSQDKEVKTDTLLASESAAGDTAPTASDVPAKEKISTDSGKQSPEKSKAPPAVSPPPRGKSQVKDEGKYPAPMEDSDSERELVIDLGEEQRGKDRKRGRKDTTSVKESPASKPEGKALTPSTVPSQNSAALSTPSTVSTQSPMAIPVTMVSFTAPSPTTISLATVSSATASPPSSSSSPSASTAPALKKQRPLLPRETLPVVQRAVVWNPTTKFQTSSQKWHMQKVQRQQQSQQPVATTQDQALSPKQGQAPVVTQTQAGNVSTAVSSSSAQQSSQSTRYQTRQAVKAVQQKDPPLGTNTSAVTLVSSSPASVAMIATSSLATAASSSPVAIDLYIPTASADVAEDIAKYTNKIMDAIKGSMTEIYNDLSQSTSGNTIAEIRRLRIEIEKLQWLHQQELSEMKHNLELTMAEMRQSLEQERERLVTEVKKQIEQEKQQAVDETKKKQWCANCRKEAIFYCCWNTSYCDYPCQQAHWPEHMKSCTQSATAPQQEPEAESTADPPNKGGGTTSSGPNSLRDMPVAAPSEKDCVVEKSADSVAVSLS; from the exons ATG CACTCTGGTTATTTGTATgtaagagagaaggaaagaagaaggGAAGGACTTCCTCTGAAAAGGCTCTTCACACAAACCTCATCTCATCAGAGAGGTTTGAAGTCGACAAG tgtgaaagaggaagagggaaaagaaacagcagcagagagaatgGAGATATCAACACGATCCAAAG TTTCAGACACGGGGTCAACGGAGCGTATGTCCCAAAAACGAAAGATGCCAAGTCCCTCTCAATCATCCAATGGCCACTCCTCCGCCGAAACTTCTCCCTGCCCagttaaaaagaagaagaaacccgGTGCTCTCAGCAGTAGCAAAGACCAG TCAGAACTAAGACACGGTCCCTTTTACTATGTGAAGCAGCCAGCACTCACCACAGACCCTGTTGATGTTGTACCGCAGGACGGCAGGAATGACTTCTACTGCTGGCTGTGCCACCGCGAGGGCCAGGTGCTCTGCTGTGAGCTCTGCCCCAGGGTGTACCATGCCAAGTGCCTCAAACTACCAGCCGAGCCTGATGGCGACTGGTTCTGTCCGGAGTGTGAG aaaataacagtTGCAGAGTGCATAGAGACTCAGAGCAAAGCCATGATGATGCTAACTATAGACCAGCTGTCTTACCTACTAAAGTTTGCCCTTCAGAAGATGAAACAACCAGGT GATCATCCCCGCTTGTCATCTCGCTCCCCCCATGCAGCTTCCACGCAGAGAAAGACTTTTAATTGG ACTGAACCCTTCCAGAAACCTGTCTCTCTTGAACAACATCCAGATTATGCGGAGTACATTTTTCATCCTATGGATCTTTGCACACTTGAAAAG AatatcaaaaagaaaatgtatggcTGCACAGAGGCCTTCTTGGCAGACGCAAAATGGATTTTGCACAACTGTATTATATATAATGGAG GCAATCACAAACTCACAGCTACAGCTAAAGTTATAGTAAAAATCTGTGAACATGAG ATGAACGAGATTGAAGtttgtcctgagtgttatttgTCTGCTTGCCAAAAGAGAGACAACTGGTTTTGTGAGCCTTGT AGTAACCCACATCCTCTAGTGTGGGCCAAACTGAAAGGATTTCCATTCTGGCCTGCTAAAGCTCTGCGGGACAAAGATGGACAGGTGGACGCTCGTTTCTTTGGTCAACATGACAG GGCATGGGTTCCTTTAAACAACTGCTACCTCATGTCAAAAGAAATTCCATTCTCTGTGAAGAAGACCAAAAGCATCTTTAACAGTGCCATGCAAGAGATGGAGGTCTATGTGGAGAACATGAAGAAGAAGTTTGGAGTGTTTAATTACGCACCTTTCAGGACACCATACACTCCTGACAACAACTTCCAGATGCTGCTGGACCCCTCCAACCCCTCGTCCACTCCAGTGAAAACTGAGAAACAGGAGAAGATCAAGCTCAGCTTCGACATGACCGCTTCGCCCAAGATCCCTCTGGCAAGGACCATGTTGTCTGGGGCTGGGCTGGGAGGGGGCACAGTTGGGCGTCGGCTCCCTCTAAGTGACATGCCTCGCTCCCCCATGAGCACCAACTCCTCTGCCCACACTGGTTCAGATGGGGAACAGGAGACAGCAGACAAGTCGCATGCAAAAGCCCAGAACAGCCAGTACAGTGCAGGAGAGGAGTCCATGGACTGTACAG CATCACCTCCCCATCCTCGACTTTGTCCTGCAGGCAGTTCATTGGACAGCCCTAAACCATTCCACTCTCAAGCTCCTGGCCTCCCCAAGCAGGAGAAGACACCACAGACAGGAAGCATTCTCAACCTCAATCTAG ATCGGAGCAAAGCAGAAATGGACCTAAAAGAGCTAAGTGAAACAGTTCAGCAGAAGCAAGGAACCACACCAGTCCTCACGTCTCCAAAAAGACAGATTAAGAGCCGTTTTCAGCTGAACTTGGACAAAACCATTGAGAGCTGCAAAGCACAGTTGG GTATTGATGAGATCTCTGTGGATGTGTATAAAGGTGTGGAACACAGTGACTCAGAGGAATCTGATAAGTCTGACTCAAGTGACAGTGAGTATGCCAGTGACGATGAGCAAAAGACCAAGGAAGGCCAGGACGCAGCAACCAATGATGAAGCCCAGGAGGACACTATCAAAAATAAAGTCAAAGATCTGTCATCTCCAAGCCAAGATAAAGAGGTTAAAACTGATACACTCCTTGCATCTGAGTCTGCAGCAGGTGACACAGCTCCAACAGCATCAGATGTTCCAGCTAAAGAGAAAATAAGCACTGATTCAGGAAAACAAAGCCCAGAGAAGAGCAAGGCGCCTCCAGCAGTATCACCTCCTCCCAGAGGCAAGTCTCAGGTGAAAGACGAGGGGAAGTATCCCGCGCCCATGGAGGACTCTGACTCTGAGAGGGAGCTGGTTATTgaccttggagaggaacagaggggCAAAGACAGGAAGAGGGGTAGGAAAGACACCACCTCTGTAAAAGAGTCCCCTGCTAGTAAACCTGAAG GCAAAGCATTGACCCCATCAACAGTGCCATCTCAAAACAGTGCAGCTCTCTCCACACCCTCCACTGTCTCCACACAGTCCCCAATGGCCATTCCTGTCACCATGGTCTCGTTCACTGCTCCCTCCCCCACAACCATAAGCCTAGCAACGGTGTCCAGTGCCACAGCAtcgcccccctcctcctcctcctccccctcagccTCCACCGCTCCAGCTTTGAagaaacagcgccctctgctgccCAGAGAGACGCTGCCCGTGGTGCAGAGAGCTGTGGTGTGGAATCCCACTACCAAGTTTCAGACCTCCTCGCAGAAGTGGCACATGCAGAAGGTGCAACGTCAGCAACAGAGCCAGCAACCTGTTGCAACCACCCAGGATCAGGCCTTGTCACCTAAGCAGGGCCAGGCTCCAGTGGTGACCCAGACTCAGGCTGGGAATGTGTCGACAGCGGTGTCCTCATCCTCCGCTCAGCAGTCTTCACAAAGTACCCGCTATCAGACCAGACAGGCTGTCAAAG ctgttCAACAAAAAGACCCTCCACTCGGCACAAACACGTCCGCTGTCACCCTGGTATCCAGTAGTCCAGCTTCTGTTGCCATGATTGCAACATCAAGTCTAGCAACAGCTGCTTCGTCATCACCGGTGGCAATAGACCTGTATATCCCCACTGCCTCTGCAGATGTGGCTGAAGACATTGCCAAGTACACAAATAAA ATAATGGATGCAATCAAAGGTTCAATGACTGAAATCTACAATgacctttctcagagtacttcagGAAACACAATAGCAGAG ATAAGACGACTGagaattgaaattgaaaaattgCAGTGGTTGCATCAACAAGAGTTGTCAGAAATGAAGCACAATCTTG AGCTGACAATGGCAGAGATGAGGCAAAgtctggagcaggagagagagaggctggtgACTGAGGTGAAGAAACAGATAGAGCAGGAGAAACAACAGGCAGTGGACGAGACGAAGAAGAAACAGTGGTGCGCTAACTGCAGGAAAGAAGCCATCTTCTACTGCTGCTGGAACACAAGCTACTGTGATTACCCCTGTCAGCAAGCCCACTGGCCGGAGCATATGAAGTCCTGCACACAGTCAG CCACAGCTCCACAGCAAGAACCCGAGGCTGAATCGACAGCAGACCCCCCAAACAAAGGAGGAGGGACAACTAGTAGTGGCCCGAACTCTCTCAGAGACATGCCTGTCGCTGCACCATCAGAAAAAGACTGTGTTGTGGAGAAAAGTGCTGACAGTGTTGCTGTTTCTTTATCCTAA
- the zmynd8 gene encoding protein kinase C-binding protein 1 isoform X2, with translation MHSGYLYVREKERRREGLPLKRLFTQTSSHQRGLKSTSVKEEEGKETAAERMEISTRSKVSDTGSTERMSQKRKMPSPSQSSNGHSSAETSPCPVKKKKKPGALSSSKDQSELRHGPFYYVKQPALTTDPVDVVPQDGRNDFYCWLCHREGQVLCCELCPRVYHAKCLKLPAEPDGDWFCPECEKITVAECIETQSKAMMMLTIDQLSYLLKFALQKMKQPGDHPRLSSRSPHAASTQRKTFNWTEPFQKPVSLEQHPDYAEYIFHPMDLCTLEKNIKKKMYGCTEAFLADAKWILHNCIIYNGGNHKLTATAKVIVKICEHEMNEIEVCPECYLSACQKRDNWFCEPCSNPHPLVWAKLKGFPFWPAKALRDKDGQVDARFFGQHDRAWVPLNNCYLMSKEIPFSVKKTKSIFNSAMQEMEVYVENMKKKFGVFNYAPFRTPYTPDNNFQMLLDPSNPSSTPVKTEKQEKIKLSFDMTASPKIPLARTMLSGAGLGGGTVGRRLPLSDMPRSPMSTNSSAHTGSDGEQETADKSHAKAQNSQYSAGEESMDCTGSSLDSPKPFHSQAPGLPKQEKTPQTGSILNLNLDRSKAEMDLKELSETVQQKQGTTPVLTSPKRQIKSRFQLNLDKTIESCKAQLGIDEISVDVYKGVEHSDSEESDKSDSSDSEYASDDEQKTKEGQDAATNDEAQEDTIKNKVKDLSSPSQDKEVKTDTLLASESAAGDTAPTASDVPAKEKISTDSGKQSPEKSKAPPAVSPPPRGKSQVKDEGKYPAPMEDSDSERELVIDLGEEQRGKDRKRGRKDTTSVKESPASKPEGKALTPSTVPSQNSAALSTPSTVSTQSPMAIPVTMVSFTAPSPTTISLATVSSATASPPSSSSSPSASTAPALKKQRPLLPRETLPVVQRAVVWNPTTKFQTSSQKWHMQKVQRQQQSQQPVATTQDQALSPKQGQAPVVTQTQAGNVSTAVSSSSAQQSSQSTRYQTRQAVKAVQQKDPPLGTNTSAVTLVSSSPASVAMIATSSLATAASSSPVAIDLYIPTASADVAEDIAKYTNKIMDAIKGSMTEIYNDLSQSTSGNTIAEIRRLRIEIEKLQWLHQQELSEMKHNLELTMAEMRQSLEQERERLVTEVKKQIEQEKQQAVDETKKKQWCANCRKEAIFYCCWNTSYCDYPCQQAHWPEHMKSCTQSATAPQQEPEAESTADPPNKGGGTTSSGPNSLRDMPVAAPSEKDCVVEKSADSVAVSLS, from the exons ATG CACTCTGGTTATTTGTATgtaagagagaaggaaagaagaaggGAAGGACTTCCTCTGAAAAGGCTCTTCACACAAACCTCATCTCATCAGAGAGGTTTGAAGTCGACAAG tgtgaaagaggaagagggaaaagaaacagcagcagagagaatgGAGATATCAACACGATCCAAAG TTTCAGACACGGGGTCAACGGAGCGTATGTCCCAAAAACGAAAGATGCCAAGTCCCTCTCAATCATCCAATGGCCACTCCTCCGCCGAAACTTCTCCCTGCCCagttaaaaagaagaagaaacccgGTGCTCTCAGCAGTAGCAAAGACCAG TCAGAACTAAGACACGGTCCCTTTTACTATGTGAAGCAGCCAGCACTCACCACAGACCCTGTTGATGTTGTACCGCAGGACGGCAGGAATGACTTCTACTGCTGGCTGTGCCACCGCGAGGGCCAGGTGCTCTGCTGTGAGCTCTGCCCCAGGGTGTACCATGCCAAGTGCCTCAAACTACCAGCCGAGCCTGATGGCGACTGGTTCTGTCCGGAGTGTGAG aaaataacagtTGCAGAGTGCATAGAGACTCAGAGCAAAGCCATGATGATGCTAACTATAGACCAGCTGTCTTACCTACTAAAGTTTGCCCTTCAGAAGATGAAACAACCAGGT GATCATCCCCGCTTGTCATCTCGCTCCCCCCATGCAGCTTCCACGCAGAGAAAGACTTTTAATTGG ACTGAACCCTTCCAGAAACCTGTCTCTCTTGAACAACATCCAGATTATGCGGAGTACATTTTTCATCCTATGGATCTTTGCACACTTGAAAAG AatatcaaaaagaaaatgtatggcTGCACAGAGGCCTTCTTGGCAGACGCAAAATGGATTTTGCACAACTGTATTATATATAATGGAG GCAATCACAAACTCACAGCTACAGCTAAAGTTATAGTAAAAATCTGTGAACATGAG ATGAACGAGATTGAAGtttgtcctgagtgttatttgTCTGCTTGCCAAAAGAGAGACAACTGGTTTTGTGAGCCTTGT AGTAACCCACATCCTCTAGTGTGGGCCAAACTGAAAGGATTTCCATTCTGGCCTGCTAAAGCTCTGCGGGACAAAGATGGACAGGTGGACGCTCGTTTCTTTGGTCAACATGACAG GGCATGGGTTCCTTTAAACAACTGCTACCTCATGTCAAAAGAAATTCCATTCTCTGTGAAGAAGACCAAAAGCATCTTTAACAGTGCCATGCAAGAGATGGAGGTCTATGTGGAGAACATGAAGAAGAAGTTTGGAGTGTTTAATTACGCACCTTTCAGGACACCATACACTCCTGACAACAACTTCCAGATGCTGCTGGACCCCTCCAACCCCTCGTCCACTCCAGTGAAAACTGAGAAACAGGAGAAGATCAAGCTCAGCTTCGACATGACCGCTTCGCCCAAGATCCCTCTGGCAAGGACCATGTTGTCTGGGGCTGGGCTGGGAGGGGGCACAGTTGGGCGTCGGCTCCCTCTAAGTGACATGCCTCGCTCCCCCATGAGCACCAACTCCTCTGCCCACACTGGTTCAGATGGGGAACAGGAGACAGCAGACAAGTCGCATGCAAAAGCCCAGAACAGCCAGTACAGTGCAGGAGAGGAGTCCATGGACTGTACAG GCAGTTCATTGGACAGCCCTAAACCATTCCACTCTCAAGCTCCTGGCCTCCCCAAGCAGGAGAAGACACCACAGACAGGAAGCATTCTCAACCTCAATCTAG ATCGGAGCAAAGCAGAAATGGACCTAAAAGAGCTAAGTGAAACAGTTCAGCAGAAGCAAGGAACCACACCAGTCCTCACGTCTCCAAAAAGACAGATTAAGAGCCGTTTTCAGCTGAACTTGGACAAAACCATTGAGAGCTGCAAAGCACAGTTGG GTATTGATGAGATCTCTGTGGATGTGTATAAAGGTGTGGAACACAGTGACTCAGAGGAATCTGATAAGTCTGACTCAAGTGACAGTGAGTATGCCAGTGACGATGAGCAAAAGACCAAGGAAGGCCAGGACGCAGCAACCAATGATGAAGCCCAGGAGGACACTATCAAAAATAAAGTCAAAGATCTGTCATCTCCAAGCCAAGATAAAGAGGTTAAAACTGATACACTCCTTGCATCTGAGTCTGCAGCAGGTGACACAGCTCCAACAGCATCAGATGTTCCAGCTAAAGAGAAAATAAGCACTGATTCAGGAAAACAAAGCCCAGAGAAGAGCAAGGCGCCTCCAGCAGTATCACCTCCTCCCAGAGGCAAGTCTCAGGTGAAAGACGAGGGGAAGTATCCCGCGCCCATGGAGGACTCTGACTCTGAGAGGGAGCTGGTTATTgaccttggagaggaacagaggggCAAAGACAGGAAGAGGGGTAGGAAAGACACCACCTCTGTAAAAGAGTCCCCTGCTAGTAAACCTGAAG GCAAAGCATTGACCCCATCAACAGTGCCATCTCAAAACAGTGCAGCTCTCTCCACACCCTCCACTGTCTCCACACAGTCCCCAATGGCCATTCCTGTCACCATGGTCTCGTTCACTGCTCCCTCCCCCACAACCATAAGCCTAGCAACGGTGTCCAGTGCCACAGCAtcgcccccctcctcctcctcctccccctcagccTCCACCGCTCCAGCTTTGAagaaacagcgccctctgctgccCAGAGAGACGCTGCCCGTGGTGCAGAGAGCTGTGGTGTGGAATCCCACTACCAAGTTTCAGACCTCCTCGCAGAAGTGGCACATGCAGAAGGTGCAACGTCAGCAACAGAGCCAGCAACCTGTTGCAACCACCCAGGATCAGGCCTTGTCACCTAAGCAGGGCCAGGCTCCAGTGGTGACCCAGACTCAGGCTGGGAATGTGTCGACAGCGGTGTCCTCATCCTCCGCTCAGCAGTCTTCACAAAGTACCCGCTATCAGACCAGACAGGCTGTCAAAG ctgttCAACAAAAAGACCCTCCACTCGGCACAAACACGTCCGCTGTCACCCTGGTATCCAGTAGTCCAGCTTCTGTTGCCATGATTGCAACATCAAGTCTAGCAACAGCTGCTTCGTCATCACCGGTGGCAATAGACCTGTATATCCCCACTGCCTCTGCAGATGTGGCTGAAGACATTGCCAAGTACACAAATAAA ATAATGGATGCAATCAAAGGTTCAATGACTGAAATCTACAATgacctttctcagagtacttcagGAAACACAATAGCAGAG ATAAGACGACTGagaattgaaattgaaaaattgCAGTGGTTGCATCAACAAGAGTTGTCAGAAATGAAGCACAATCTTG AGCTGACAATGGCAGAGATGAGGCAAAgtctggagcaggagagagagaggctggtgACTGAGGTGAAGAAACAGATAGAGCAGGAGAAACAACAGGCAGTGGACGAGACGAAGAAGAAACAGTGGTGCGCTAACTGCAGGAAAGAAGCCATCTTCTACTGCTGCTGGAACACAAGCTACTGTGATTACCCCTGTCAGCAAGCCCACTGGCCGGAGCATATGAAGTCCTGCACACAGTCAG CCACAGCTCCACAGCAAGAACCCGAGGCTGAATCGACAGCAGACCCCCCAAACAAAGGAGGAGGGACAACTAGTAGTGGCCCGAACTCTCTCAGAGACATGCCTGTCGCTGCACCATCAGAAAAAGACTGTGTTGTGGAGAAAAGTGCTGACAGTGTTGCTGTTTCTTTATCCTAA